TTCCCTATCCGGCATTTCATTTTCAGGCTTATATATAAGACCGTTTTCTCTTGCTTTATTCATTATTGAGTTTTTATCAAGTCCCTGTCCGTCGTCTTTCACCATAATCAATACATCACTACCGGAATTTTTCGCCTCAAGAGTTAGAGTACCACGTTCCGGTTTTCCTGCTGTTAATCTTACTTTGGCTGTTTCTATTCCGTGGTCTATGGAATTTCTTATGAGATGCATTAAGGGGTCGGATATGTGCTCAATAATGTTTTTATCAACTTCAGTGTCTTCTCCCATTAAAACCAGATCCACCTTTTTATCAAGCTTTTTGCACATATCACGTACAATCCTGTGCATTTTATGAAAAGAAGTTGCCAAAGGCACCATTCTTATAGACATTACCATCTGTTGAATTTCATTATGTATTTTTCGCATTTGTCGTGCTGCTTTATAAAAATCAGGCAGCTCTAAATTTTTTAAATCAGGATTTTGCGTAACCATGGCTTCGGCAATAACCATTTCTCCAACGAGATCCATAAGGGTATCAAGTTTTGAGACACTGACACTTATCATACTTTGATGTGTGTTGGTACATGATTTCATTCCTTCTTGGGATTTGTTATTTGCCTCCTCATGTTTTCCACAGTCCTGACTATTATTATGAACCAGTTCCAAATCCTTCAGAAAAATTATTTGACTGAAAAAATCATGTAATTCTTCATATGTCTTATCTGAATTAAAGAATATTTTGAAACCGTTTTTTTGTATGATGTTGGAGCTATTATCATCATCTACGATGTCATCCGGTATATAGTAAAAATCCTCTGTAATCTGCTTTAGATTATGAATAACCGAATATGCGCGGATATTCTCCATTTCGCAGCCATCCTCAAATCGGATTACTGCCTGAAATTCTTTTAGGGAAGTGCTTACTAAAGCATTTTCCTGCTTTGTACAATCACTATTTTGATTTACCGATTCTTTAACTTTACTGTCCTTTTTAATGTAACTTAAAAGGTCTCTTATACCTGCAATAAGATTATCCGCCTTACCATCAGCAGTATCGTTTCTTTTGATCTTTTGCAGCTCAACCTTGATAAAGTCTACACCATCCAGAACTATATCAGAAATGGCAGAAAAATTAACATATTGATTTTTTTCTTCACGGATAAAAAAGAACAAATCCTCAAGTGCATGTGCCAAAGTTGAGATATGATTAAATAGCATCATGGCTGAAGAACCTTTAATAGTGTGCATTATTCGAAATATTTCGTTTACAGTTTCACAGGTATAATTACCGACTTTTTCACTTTCAATTATAATAGTTTCAAGCTGTTCTATAAGCTGATCTGTTTCATACAAATATATCTCAAGCATTGGTTCATTACTGGATTGCTCTGACATAATGTACCTCCACCCGTAATTACGGGTACAAATTAATGATATTATCTTATATGGCAAAATTAGGTAATTAGGTGAATAAAAAAAGAAAAGTTACGAATCGGCGATTTTTCTTAATGTGTTTATAACATGCTCATCTTTATATGGCTTAACAATAAAGCTTGTAGCTCCATGCAATATAGATTCTCTGACCTGAGCTTCCTGCCCCATTGCAGAAACCATTACAACCTTTGCATTGGCATTGATTTGTCTTATGGCTTTTAAAGCCTGCAAACCGTCCATTTCCGGCATTGTAATATCCATTGTTACTACATCGGGCATAAATTCCCGATACTTATTAATAGCTGTAAGACCATTGTCAGCCTCACCTACAACTTCAAAGTCATTTCTTTCAAGTAATAGTCTTAAAGAAGTACGCATAAAAACAGTATCGTCAACAACAAGAACCTTTTTCCCCATTTTATGTATCCTTTCATTGAAGGCGAAATTCATAAACGAATTCCGCCTGATATAAGTTATTATTTGTTTGCATAATTAGTTTACCGTTGAATTTATAAGGTTTACTAAATTTAGCTTATGTTTACAAACAAT
This region of Clostridium sp. BNL1100 genomic DNA includes:
- a CDS encoding chemotaxis protein CheA, which translates into the protein MSEQSSNEPMLEIYLYETDQLIEQLETIIIESEKVGNYTCETVNEIFRIMHTIKGSSAMMLFNHISTLAHALEDLFFFIREEKNQYVNFSAISDIVLDGVDFIKVELQKIKRNDTADGKADNLIAGIRDLLSYIKKDSKVKESVNQNSDCTKQENALVSTSLKEFQAVIRFEDGCEMENIRAYSVIHNLKQITEDFYYIPDDIVDDDNSSNIIQKNGFKIFFNSDKTYEELHDFFSQIIFLKDLELVHNNSQDCGKHEEANNKSQEGMKSCTNTHQSMISVSVSKLDTLMDLVGEMVIAEAMVTQNPDLKNLELPDFYKAARQMRKIHNEIQQMVMSIRMVPLATSFHKMHRIVRDMCKKLDKKVDLVLMGEDTEVDKNIIEHISDPLMHLIRNSIDHGIETAKVRLTAGKPERGTLTLEAKNSGSDVLIMVKDDGQGLDKNSIMNKARENGLIYKPENEMPDREIYNLIFLPGFTTNNNITEFSGRGVGMDVVAKNIEAVGGSVSVDSTEGKGTVITLKIPLTLAIIDGMNIKVGNSRFTIPTTAIKESFRPGKKDLITDPDENEMIMVRGICYPVYRLHRIYSIKTEITEFDRGILLMVEQDEKSICIFADELLGQQQVVVKTLPPYIKKIYQNSDFTGCTLLGDGNISLIFDVSRLILTNKL
- a CDS encoding response regulator; the encoded protein is MGKKVLVVDDTVFMRTSLRLLLERNDFEVVGEADNGLTAINKYREFMPDVVTMDITMPEMDGLQALKAIRQINANAKVVMVSAMGQEAQVRESILHGATSFIVKPYKDEHVINTLRKIADS